TGCCTTCGGATAGCTTTTGTACACGACGGACGGACAAGCCTGCCTGCTCTAGATAATCAGCAGTTCCATCCGTGGCTAGTAGATGGAAACCAAGCTGTTGGAAACGCTTCGTGATCGACAACGCTTCCTCCTTATCCTTGTCAGCTACCGTTACCAAAAGTGTTCCTTTGGTTGGAATATTCATGCCAGCCGCTAGCAGTCCCTTGTAAAGAGCTTTAGCTAGGGTAGTCTCACGCCCCATTACCTCCCCGGTGGATTTCATTTCAGGACCTAAGGTGATGTCCACACGGCGTAGTTTTGTGAAGGAGAAGACAGGAACCTTTACAGAAACCATCTTTTCCTCAGGATGATAGCCTGTAGCAAACCCTTGATCGAGAATGCTGTAGCCAAGAATTGCCTTCGTCGCAATGTTCGCCATCGGAATTCCGGTTACCTTAGACAGGAATGGAACGGTACGGGAGCTGCGTGGGTTTACCTCGATGACGTAAGGCTTTCCTTTATAGATGACAAATTGGATATTGAGTAAGCCCTTGATGCAGAGCGCGCGTGCTAGCTTCGTAGTCATGTCGATGATCTCTGCTTTCACTGTCTCTGATAAGGATTGCGGCGGATATACTGCGATAGAGTCGCCTGAGTGAACCCCTGCACGCTCGATGTGCTCCATGATACCTGGAATCAGCACATTCTCTCCATCACAAATCGCATCTACTTCTGCTTCAATTCCTAGCATATAGCGATCAATTAGTACAGGATGCTCTGGATTTACTTTTACTGCTTTTTTCATATAAGAGATTAGCTCTTCTTCGTTATAAACGATTTCCATTGCCCGTCCGCCCAAGACATAGGAAGGGCGAACCAGCACAGGGAAGCCTAATAAGTCAGCAGCGACCACAGCTTCCTCTACAGAGGTCACCGTTTTGCCCGGCGGTTGAGCGATATCCAGCTTTCGCAAGAGGGCCTCAAACTTCTCACGGTTTTCAGCTGCATCAATATTTTCTAAGCTGGTTCCTAGAATTTTGACACCGCGTCTCGTAAGCTTATCAGCAAGATTGATCGCTGTTTGTCCTCCAAACTGGACAATGACACCTTCTGGCTGCTCTTGCTCGATGATGTGCATAACATCCTCTATATACAGCGGTTCAAAGTAGAGACGATCAGAGGTATTAAAATCTGTTGAGACCGTTTCAGGGTTATTGTTGACAATAATGGCTTCGTACCCAGCCTCCTTCAAAGCCCAGACCGCATGGACTGTTGAGTAGTCAAATTCAATTCCTTGGCCAATGCGGATCGGACCAGAGCCTAGTACGATGACACGTTTTTTGCCTGTATCCATAAATTCGTTTTCTTGCTCGTAGGTCGAGTAATAGTACGGTGTTTGCGCTTCGAATTCGGCAGCGCACGTATCTACCATTTTATATACAGGCTTCATTCCCCATTGTGTACGCAGGTTATAAATCTCTTCTTCCTTTTGTCCTGTACATTCTGCGATTTTACGATCGGTAAAACCAAGGCGTTTTGCTTCATGTAAAGCTTCCTGTGTCAATCCAGATTCGGCTAATGTTGTTTCATAAGCGACAATATTCCAGAATTTATGCAGGAAGAAGAGGTCGATCTTCGTTAATTGATGAATCCGAGAGATATGATAGCCACGGCGCATTGCTTCTGCTAGTAAGAACAGGCGTTCATCATCTGCGATTACCAAACGTTGCTCCAATTCCTCATCAGTAAGCTCTCTCGCCTCTGGTAGTTCTAAATGGTAGCTTCCAATCTCTAAGGAGCGGATCGCTTTCATCATGGATTCTTCAAAGCTACGTCCAATCGCCATTACCTCGCCCGTTGCTTTCATTTGTGTACCAAGACGGCGATTTGCGGATTGAAATTTATCGAAAGGCCAGCGAGGAATTTTGCTAACCACATAGTCTAAGGTTGGTTCAAAGCAAGCGTAGGTTTGACCAGTCACCGGATTCTTTAGCTCATCTAGTGTATAGCCAATAGCGATTTTTGCCGCCATCTTAGCGATCGGATACCCTGTGGCCTTGGACGCTAAGGCTGAGGAACGGCTGACGCGAGGATTTACCTCGATGACATAATATTGGAAGCTAACGGGATCAAGCGCGTACTGAACATTGCAGCCACCTTCGATTTTTAAGGCGCGGATGATATTTAATGCAGAGGAACGCAGCATTTGATATTCACGATCAGATAGCGTCTGACTCGGAGCGACAACGACTGAGTCACCTGTGTGTACACCAACTGGGTCAATATTTTCCATGTTGCAGACCACGATACAGTTATCGTTAGCATCACGCATTACTTCATACTCTACTTCTTTCATTCCTGCAATACTTCTTTCCACTAAGCATTGCGTAATCGGGGAATATTTTAGACCGCTTGTGACAATTTCAATTAACGAGGCTTGGTCCTCACAGATACCCCCACCGGTTCCGCCGAGCGTGTAAGCCGGGCGAACAATGATTGGATAGCCAATCTCATTAGCGAAATCAAGCGCCTCTTCTACCGAGCTTACAATTACAGAGTCTGGTACTGGTTCGTTTAACTCCTGCATGAGAGAGCGGAACAAATCGCGATCCTCCGCTTGTTTAATCGAGCTCAGATTTGTTCCGAGTAGCTTCACATTCTCTTCTTCCAGTACACCCAGATCTGCTAAAGCTACTGCCATATTCAATCCTGTTTGTCCACCCAAGGTCGGTAACAATCCATCTGGTTTTTCCTGACGAATGACTCGGGCTACGAACTCAGGAGTAATTGGTTCAATGTATACTTTGTCAGCCATATTCGTATCTGTCATGATTGTAGCTGGGTTGGAGTTGATTAGAACCACCTCCATCCCCTCTTCTTTTAATGCTTCGCAAGCCTGCGTTCCTGCATAGTCAAACTCTGCCGCCTGTCCAATCACGATAGGACCAGAGCCAATCACCAGAATTTTTTTCAGATTATCTATTTTTGGCATACCATTTCTCCTCCTTGGATTGTTTCATCATGTCTAGGAATTGGCCGAATAAATAGCCTGAATCATACGGTCCAGGTGCTGCTTCTGGATGGTATTGAACAG
The nucleotide sequence above comes from Brevibacillus laterosporus LMG 15441. Encoded proteins:
- the carB gene encoding carbamoyl-phosphate synthase large subunit, with the protein product MPKIDNLKKILVIGSGPIVIGQAAEFDYAGTQACEALKEEGMEVVLINSNPATIMTDTNMADKVYIEPITPEFVARVIRQEKPDGLLPTLGGQTGLNMAVALADLGVLEEENVKLLGTNLSSIKQAEDRDLFRSLMQELNEPVPDSVIVSSVEEALDFANEIGYPIIVRPAYTLGGTGGGICEDQASLIEIVTSGLKYSPITQCLVERSIAGMKEVEYEVMRDANDNCIVVCNMENIDPVGVHTGDSVVVAPSQTLSDREYQMLRSSALNIIRALKIEGGCNVQYALDPVSFQYYVIEVNPRVSRSSALASKATGYPIAKMAAKIAIGYTLDELKNPVTGQTYACFEPTLDYVVSKIPRWPFDKFQSANRRLGTQMKATGEVMAIGRSFEESMMKAIRSLEIGSYHLELPEARELTDEELEQRLVIADDERLFLLAEAMRRGYHISRIHQLTKIDLFFLHKFWNIVAYETTLAESGLTQEALHEAKRLGFTDRKIAECTGQKEEEIYNLRTQWGMKPVYKMVDTCAAEFEAQTPYYYSTYEQENEFMDTGKKRVIVLGSGPIRIGQGIEFDYSTVHAVWALKEAGYEAIIVNNNPETVSTDFNTSDRLYFEPLYIEDVMHIIEQEQPEGVIVQFGGQTAINLADKLTRRGVKILGTSLENIDAAENREKFEALLRKLDIAQPPGKTVTSVEEAVVAADLLGFPVLVRPSYVLGGRAMEIVYNEEELISYMKKAVKVNPEHPVLIDRYMLGIEAEVDAICDGENVLIPGIMEHIERAGVHSGDSIAVYPPQSLSETVKAEIIDMTTKLARALCIKGLLNIQFVIYKGKPYVIEVNPRSSRTVPFLSKVTGIPMANIATKAILGYSILDQGFATGYHPEEKMVSVKVPVFSFTKLRRVDITLGPEMKSTGEVMGRETTLAKALYKGLLAAGMNIPTKGTLLVTVADKDKEEALSITKRFQQLGFHLLATDGTADYLEQAGLSVRRVQKLSEGTPNLLDEIRTGQVNLVLNTLTKGKTPQRDGFRIRREAVENGAVCLTSLDTASAILHVLETITFSTEAMPKQQMGKVLVTQ